The Thermoflexus hugenholtzii JAD2 genomic interval TCTCCCCGATGATCTCCCGCGCCCAACGGAGCCATTCCGCCAGCTCCGGCGATGTCATGCCCTGCAGCGCGGCCGCCCGCTGCCGGTCCTGCAGCAGCCGCTCCGCCCGCCGCGCCAGCTCCAGGGCCCATGCCGGATCCTCTCTGCGCAGCCAGAAGGCCCCCAACAGCGCCGCGAGCGCCTCCGCCAGGGCCGGGCCGTGAAACCGAAGGGCGCGGAGGATCTCCGTCAGGGGCTGCCGCAGGGCGCCCGGGGGCAGATACCCCGCCCACCGGTCCAGGGCCATCCCGACCAGCTGCGCCCCGATCCGACCGGGCATGGCCGCCCCCGGCCCGGCCAGGGAGTCCACCGGCACGGACAGCAGGAGATGGCAGAGGGCGCGCAGCCGCTCCGGATCCAGCGGGTCCTGATCCAGCAGCGCCCGGAGCGCCTGCAGGGCCGGATGCCCGCCTTCATTCAAGGTCCGAATCAGATGGGAAAGCAGGCGACGCTCCTGCTCCACCGGACGCGCCTCCTGTGTCGCCCTGGGGGCTCTGTATGATCCGCTGCAGGTGATGGAACAGCTCCAGCAACTCCTTGGGGGTCAGCAGGGCCATCTCCGGCTGGGCCCAGTGCTGCACCAGCTCCACCAGCCGCAGGAGCAGGCGATGAAGCCCCCGCTGGGGGTCCTCCGCGGACCACTCCTCGCGGACCACCGCGGTGATGGCCTCCAGCAGCTCCCGCTGGCCCATGGCCCGGGCCAGCTCCCGCTGGCGCAGCTGCTCCCGCACCGCCCGGGATTGCATGTGCACCACCCACCCCCGCCAGGGCACCTGCCAGTGCTCCAACCACGCCTGGCGGATCAGCGGCTCCACTTCCGGCCGGGGCATGGGCGGGGTGAAGGCGAAGTGCAGGATCTGCGCGTTCCACCGCGCCGCCTGCTCCTCCAGCTCGGCGCGGATCTCCTCCCGGATCTGCTCCCAGCGCACCGGGATCGGCGCGTCCTCCGGGGGTCGCTCCGGGATCCCCCGCGTGTTTCGCTGCTCTGCAGGCTCCCCGGCGAACCGGGGCGGCTGGGCCTGGGCACCTTCCGGGCTGGTGTAAGGGGACCACAGCTCATCGAACCACAGGGTGCCCAGCCGGCGGGCCAGGCGGTTTCGGGCCTCGTCGGCCAGCTCGCCGGCCCAATCCACGCCATAGCCCCGGTCCCGGGAGCCGGTGTCCAGGGCGTAGGCCATGCGGATCAACCGGGCCTCCCCGGCCGCGTCCCCGGGCTCCCAGCGCAGCCGCGCGCCGAGCTCCAGCCGCGCCTGCACCGGCAGCCCATCCTGGGTCCATGCGTTCACCTGCCGGCGGCGGATCTGCGGACGAAGATCCAGGACCAGGGCCGGGCGTTCGAAGGGCCTCAGGCGATGTTCCCCCGGACCGATCAGCCGGACGAAGACACCGCCCCGCTCCAGCAGGACCAGGCAGCTCTCGTGCACGACCAGAGTGCCCGGGCCGCCGATCCGGACCAGGGGGGACGTGCGGGTCGCTGCGGTGAGGTCCCCGTCCCGCGCGTGGCCCACCGGGGTTCGCGCGTGGGGGAAGAACAGCGCCCGCAGGAGGAAGCCGAGGGCCTCACCCCAGCGGACCTGATACATCCGCGCGACGAAGTTGGAGGCCTGAACCAGCATGAAGGCGGCGATCGCTCCTTCCATCAGAAGGCCCAGCCCGCAGCCGAGCCCCAAGATCTCCCCGATCCGCTCCCCCCGCCATGCGCCGATCAGGCATGCGCCGATCAGGAGGGGGATCAGAAGCAGGCCGGGCAGGCCGGCGGCGAAGACGATGGCCACCCGAAGGAGGAGCTCCATCAGCGCCCTCACGGGCTCCCTCCTTGCAGATACGTGCGGAGGTGGTTCAATTCCTCCGGCAGCAGCAACCCGCTCTTGCGGACCGCCGTGTCCAGCGTCTCCAGGAAGTGCAGGAGGATGAGATTGGGGGAGAGGGCGTCGCGGCCGCTCAGCACCTCCCGGAGGGCCTGGAGGGTCTCCATCTGGGCGGCATGACGGGCGCGGGCGTATTCCAGCAGCAGCTCGGATTCTGCCAGGCCGATCCAGCGGGCCAGCCGGGCGGCCCACTGGCTGCGCCAGACCTCCACCCGCTGGCGCCGGGCTTCCTCGGGCACCTCCGTCAGGGCGAGACGCAGTCGGTCCAGCCGGATCCCGGCCCGGCGCAGCTCCGGGACCAGCGTCCTCTGGATCTCTTGGGCCAGCCGGGCGAGGGGCGGATCCGGCCGCTCTGTTCCTTCCCGAGCCAGCCCGAACAGCTCATCGAAGAGGCGGTTGCCGATTTGGAGGGCAAGCTCCTCCCGGGCCCGGTGGGCGGCCAGCTCGAACCAGTGGAGCATCCGATCCTCATCGACGCGGGCGGCCCGGAGGGCCTGGGCGATGGACCGGGCGACGCGCGGGGCCGGATAGAAATAGGGGGACAATCCCCGCTCGACGGGAGGGGGACGCTGGGCGGCGAAGGCGGTGACGGTGCGGATCTGGAATCCAAGGGAGAGCCCGTCCTGGGTGCGGACCGTCACCGGATCCGGGTCGCTTCGGGGATAGCGCTGCGGGCGGAGATCTATGAAGGCGGTGATCTGCTCTCCCTCTCGCACCCACGTCAGCCCGGGGCCGGCGATGTGGAGGAAGCCGACTCCCCCCTCCACGGCCAGGGCGCTCCGGGCGTCCATCAGCCAGAGCCCGGGCCCCTGCCGGGGCTCCATGGAAGCGCGCGCCTGGCCCGCGTCCACCACCCCCAGGCTGCGCAGCCGGCCGAAGATCCAGGCGGCGAACGCCCGCCGCACAAGGCCGGCCTCGTGCGGCGCAGCGGGAGCTAAGGCAGGGAGGAGGAAGAAGAAAAGGAAAACCCCATACAGGATCATCGCGAGGAGCCAGAGGGCGAACAGGAACCCGGGGATCTTCGCCCAGCGGAGCCATCCGATCCCGCTCAGAAGCCCGACGAGGAGCAGCCCCAGCCATGCCCCGATTCTGCCTCTCCGCAGCATGCTTGCCTCCCCTGGAGGGACCCCCGTAGCGCGCCGCGATTTCCCGGGCCTCCTGATCCCCAACCCGGATCCCCATCTGGGGGCCCAGTGGAAGGGCATGGTTGCATCCCCGTATCTCCCGGAAAGGCCAGGGGAACGCCGCGAAATCGCCTGCAGATTTCAACTTTCAATTGTATTACCGCTGCAGGGTTGCTGCGAGCCATCACCCGTTCGTCCGATGGCCGGAAGAGAGCGCCCGTTCTGGAGAATGACCTCACACGCCGAGCCTCCCTTTTTGACGGGGCGGCGCTCCTGTGCTACGATGGAGCACCCTGGAGGTTCACCATGGGAGAGCGACGACAGCGACGGATCGGGGAGCTGTTGCGGGAGGAGTTGAGCGCCTTGATCGGGGAGCTGAAGGACCCCCGGGTGGCCGGGGTGACGGTCACCGCGGTGGAGCCGGCGCCGGATTTGACCATCGCCAAGGTCTATGTGACGACCTGGCCGGCGGATCCCGCCCGACGGGAGGAGGTGCTGGCCGGCCTGGAGCACGCGAAGGGTTACCTGAAGCACGAGCTGGCCGGCCGCGTCATCCTGCGCCGCATCCCCGATTTGGTGTTCAAATGGGACGACACCTTCGATCGCGCGGATCGCATCGAGCGCCTGATCTCCCGGCTCCACGGTGAGAAGGAGCAGCCCTCGGATGAGTCGTGAGCAGGCCCGACAGGCCCTGGAGCGGGCGCGCCGCGTGGCGGTGGCCACGCACATCACCCCGGATGCGGATGCCATCAGCAGCCTCATCGGGCTGACGCAGATCCTCCGCCGTCTGGGGAAGGAGGCGGAGCCGTTCTGCGATGATGAGCTGCCCCCGCGCCTGCGGGCGATCCCCCATGCCGAGGAGATCTCCCGCGTCGCCCATGGCTCCTTCGACCTCCTGGTCAGCCTGGACGCCAGCGACCCCGCCCGCCTGGGCCGAGCCTTCGCGGAGGTTGGAGAAGCTCCTTTGCTGAACATCGATCACCACATCACCAACACCGGCTTCGGAACGGTGAACTGGGTGGATCCCTCCGCCGTGGCCACGGCGGAGATGGTGTTGTGGCTGGCGGACGACCTGGGGGTGCCGCTGGATCGGGAGCTGGCTTCGATCCTGCTGGCCGGGATCTTGGGGGACACCATGGGACTGCGCACGCCCAACGTCACCCCCCAGGTCCTGCGGGAGGTCATCCGCCTGATGGAGGCGGGGGCCTCCCTGCCGACCCTGGTCGATGTCCTTTTCAACCGGCGCTCCTTCGCGGCCATCCGTCTCTTCGGCCAGGCCCTCGCGGGGGTCCGGCTGGAGGACGGCGTGATCTGGACGGTGGTCACGCGGGAGATGCGACAGACCTTGGGGCTGGGCCAGGCCAACGACCTCAGCCTCTCCAGCTTCCTGATCAGCGCCGAGGAGGCACGGATCGCCGCGGTCTTCACCGAGCGGGACGATGGCAAGGTGGAGGTGAGCATGCGGGCCCGACCCGGCTACGATGTGGCCCGCGTCGCCCTCGCCTTCGGCGGCGGCGGTCATCCCCCGGCCGCCGGCTGCTTAGTCCCCGGCCCGCTGGAGGAAGTCATCCCTCCGATCCTGTCCGCCCTGAAGGCCGCCGCGCGGGACGGCCGCACGGATCCTTCCGGATGAAGGAGGCCCCGTGGCTTCCACAGGACAACCGGTGCGGGTGGGCATCCTGACCATCAGTGATCGAGCGGCCCAGGGGATCTATGCGGATGAGAGCGGGGCCCTCCTGCGGCAGCAGGTCGCCGAGCGGCTGGGCTGGACCGTGGCCCACTATCGCGTGGTCCCCGATGAGGTCGAGGCGATCCAGCAAACCCTGCGGGCCTGGTGCGATGAGGAGGGGCTGGATCTGATCCTCACCACCGGGGGGACGGGGCTGGGCCCCCGGGATCTCACCCCGGAGGCGACGCGGCCCCTGCTGGAGCGGGAGGCACCGGGGATCGCGGAGGCGCTGCGGTTCTACGGGCTGCAGCGCACGCCTTTCGCCATGCTCTCCCGGGGCGTGGCTGGCCTCCGCGGGCGGACCCTGATCATCAACCTGCCGGGGAGTCCTCGGGCGGTGCAGGAGGCCATGGAGGTCCTGGTCCCTGTGCTCCCCCATGCCCTGGCCTTGACGCGGGGGGAAAGCGGCCCGGCGGCTGCCCACACCCTGCGGGCGTGAAACGGCTCAGCGGGCCAGCATCAACACCATATCGTAGTAGGCCAGGTTGGCCTCCCGCCGACGCTGGACCACCTCCTCCAAGGGAATCGTGACGATATCCCGACCCTGCAGGGCGGTCATCACCCCGCGCTCGCCTCCCAGCAGCGCCTCCACGGCCTTCACCCCCATGCGGGTGGCCAGCAGGCGATCGAAGGCCGTGGGGCTCCCGCCCCGCTGGATATGGCCCAGGATCGTGATCCGCACATCGAAGCCGATGGGATGGCTCTCCAGGAATTTGGCGACCTCCGTGGTGCGATAGGGGGAACCCTCCGCGATGACGATCAGGGCGTGGGTTTTGCCCCGCTCGTAAGCGTCCATCACCGCCCGGGCCACCTCCTCCAGGCGGGTCTCCCGCTCCGGGATCAGCACCATCTCCGCCCCGCCGATCACCCCGGCGATCAGCGCCAGATACCCGCAATCCCGCCCCATGGTCTCCACCAGGAACGCCCGCCCGATGGAGGAGGCGGTGTCCCGCAGCCGGTCGATGGCGTCGATGATGGTGTTGAGGGCGGTGTCCACCCCGATGCTCATGTTCGTGCCCCAGATGTCGTTGTCGATGCTGGCGGGGACGCCGACCACGGGGAAGCCACGCTGGTGGAGGGCCAGGGCGCCGCGCATGGAGCCGTCGCCGCCGATCACCACCAGCCCCTCGATCCCATGCTGGTTCAGGCGCCGCAGGGCCTTGCGTTGCCCCTCCTCCGTCATAAACTCCTTCGAGCGGGCGGTCTGAAGAATGGTCCCGCCGCGCTGGATGATGCCGCCCACGTCCCGAGGGCGGAGCTCCACGATCTCCCCCTCGATCAGGCCCTGGAACCCCCGACGGATCCCCATGACCCGCAGGCCGTGATAGGCGGCGGTGCGCACCA includes:
- a CDS encoding MogA/MoaB family molybdenum cofactor biosynthesis protein; its protein translation is MASTGQPVRVGILTISDRAAQGIYADESGALLRQQVAERLGWTVAHYRVVPDEVEAIQQTLRAWCDEEGLDLILTTGGTGLGPRDLTPEATRPLLEREAPGIAEALRFYGLQRTPFAMLSRGVAGLRGRTLIINLPGSPRAVQEAMEVLVPVLPHALALTRGESGPAAAHTLRA
- a CDS encoding DHH family phosphoesterase — translated: MSREQARQALERARRVAVATHITPDADAISSLIGLTQILRRLGKEAEPFCDDELPPRLRAIPHAEEISRVAHGSFDLLVSLDASDPARLGRAFAEVGEAPLLNIDHHITNTGFGTVNWVDPSAVATAEMVLWLADDLGVPLDRELASILLAGILGDTMGLRTPNVTPQVLREVIRLMEAGASLPTLVDVLFNRRSFAAIRLFGQALAGVRLEDGVIWTVVTREMRQTLGLGQANDLSLSSFLISAEEARIAAVFTERDDGKVEVSMRARPGYDVARVALAFGGGGHPPAAGCLVPGPLEEVIPPILSALKAAARDGRTDPSG
- the pfkA gene encoding 6-phosphofructokinase, which produces MRCIGVMTSGGDAPGMNACIRAVVRTAAYHGLRVMGIRRGFQGLIEGEIVELRPRDVGGIIQRGGTILQTARSKEFMTEEGQRKALRRLNQHGIEGLVVIGGDGSMRGALALHQRGFPVVGVPASIDNDIWGTNMSIGVDTALNTIIDAIDRLRDTASSIGRAFLVETMGRDCGYLALIAGVIGGAEMVLIPERETRLEEVARAVMDAYERGKTHALIVIAEGSPYRTTEVAKFLESHPIGFDVRITILGHIQRGGSPTAFDRLLATRMGVKAVEALLGGERGVMTALQGRDIVTIPLEEVVQRRREANLAYYDMVLMLAR
- a CDS encoding SPFH domain-containing protein; protein product: MRALMELLLRVAIVFAAGLPGLLLIPLLIGACLIGAWRGERIGEILGLGCGLGLLMEGAIAAFMLVQASNFVARMYQVRWGEALGFLLRALFFPHARTPVGHARDGDLTAATRTSPLVRIGGPGTLVVHESCLVLLERGGVFVRLIGPGEHRLRPFERPALVLDLRPQIRRRQVNAWTQDGLPVQARLELGARLRWEPGDAAGEARLIRMAYALDTGSRDRGYGVDWAGELADEARNRLARRLGTLWFDELWSPYTSPEGAQAQPPRFAGEPAEQRNTRGIPERPPEDAPIPVRWEQIREEIRAELEEQAARWNAQILHFAFTPPMPRPEVEPLIRQAWLEHWQVPWRGWVVHMQSRAVREQLRQRELARAMGQRELLEAITAVVREEWSAEDPQRGLHRLLLRLVELVQHWAQPEMALLTPKELLELFHHLQRIIQSPQGDTGGASGGAGASPAFPSDSDLE
- the rbfA gene encoding 30S ribosome-binding factor RbfA; this encodes MGERRQRRIGELLREELSALIGELKDPRVAGVTVTAVEPAPDLTIAKVYVTTWPADPARREEVLAGLEHAKGYLKHELAGRVILRRIPDLVFKWDDTFDRADRIERLISRLHGEKEQPSDES